Proteins encoded within one genomic window of Desulfonatronospira thiodismutans ASO3-1:
- a CDS encoding GspH/FimT family pseudopilin produces the protein MNSDQKKTLRQGSAGLSLIELLVVLAIIAILAGTALVYINTDGYRLRAEANNLKSTLQEARMEAVKRNTRAYINLYVDMYTISLPDQYDKVLASVKLPNELELEFNRNPISFQPLGTSGNYEVVIKNNKQHYSLKVRTAGRIFIEGPM, from the coding sequence ATGAATTCGGACCAGAAAAAAACCTTACGCCAGGGGTCCGCAGGCCTCAGCCTGATAGAACTGCTGGTGGTCCTGGCCATCATAGCCATCCTCGCCGGCACTGCCTTGGTTTATATTAATACCGACGGCTACCGCCTCAGAGCAGAAGCCAACAACCTCAAATCCACCCTGCAGGAAGCGCGGATGGAGGCGGTGAAGAGGAATACCAGAGCTTATATTAATTTATATGTTGATATGTACACAATTAGTCTGCCTGATCAGTATGACAAGGTGTTAGCAAGCGTAAAGCTTCCCAATGAATTAGAATTAGAGTTTAATCGCAATCCTATATCATTCCAGCCCTTAGGTACATCTGGCAACTATGAAGTTGTGATAAAAAATAATAAACAACACTATAGTTTAAAAGTTCGTACCGCAGGACGTATTTTTATTGAAGGACCAATGTAA
- the mntA gene encoding type VII toxin-antitoxin system MntA family adenylyltransferase antitoxin codes for MNNLITATKQFFDASSEDILLIFVFGSAAVNRLTSESDVDVALLFSCTPEYFQILKIKAELAAAVGREVDLVILNDSSPIIRMQVLKNGILLKKFSSAAYSEFVVRTVKEYDDLKRKRKEAEDRLLQGRIYA; via the coding sequence ATGAACAACCTGATTACAGCCACCAAGCAATTTTTTGATGCAAGCAGCGAAGACATCCTTCTAATATTCGTCTTCGGCTCCGCCGCAGTCAACAGGTTGACCAGTGAAAGCGATGTGGACGTGGCCCTGTTGTTCAGCTGCACGCCGGAGTATTTCCAGATCCTGAAAATCAAAGCCGAACTTGCCGCAGCAGTAGGCAGAGAGGTTGACCTCGTGATCCTGAACGACTCCTCTCCCATAATCAGGATGCAGGTCCTGAAGAACGGTATACTGCTCAAAAAATTCAGCAGTGCGGCATACAGCGAATTTGTGGTCAGGACAGTCAAGGAATACGACGACCTCAAAAGGAAAAGAAAAGAAGCGGAAGACAGGCTCCTGCAGGGAAGAATATATGCCTGA
- a CDS encoding cyclase family protein translates to MNNWIFLSYPLNPQAPAYGGGHGFAEKKVKQMDHGDSCDTKSWSMSNHIGTHIDFPRHFSTRGKDIDDYDPEFFIFFQVFIADISPAEPELIITPDHLDISQAPADTDLLLIKTGFGGLRGQDIYSQDNPGFHPDLADYLRERLPALRVFGFDSISLSSYAHRDLGREAHRAFLLDNNHPILPLEDMHLEQIDGHTEIKQAIIAPLRVTGADGAPCTVLAKVKRQ, encoded by the coding sequence ATGAATAACTGGATATTTTTATCATACCCTCTGAATCCCCAAGCCCCGGCTTACGGTGGTGGACACGGCTTTGCCGAGAAAAAAGTCAAGCAGATGGACCATGGAGATTCCTGCGACACCAAGAGCTGGTCCATGTCCAATCACATAGGCACTCATATTGATTTCCCCAGGCATTTCTCAACCAGGGGTAAGGATATTGATGATTACGACCCTGAATTTTTCATCTTTTTTCAGGTCTTCATTGCAGACATATCCCCGGCTGAACCAGAGCTGATCATTACCCCTGACCACTTAGACATATCACAGGCTCCAGCAGACACAGACCTGTTGCTTATCAAAACAGGATTCGGCGGGTTAAGAGGGCAGGACATTTACTCGCAGGACAACCCGGGCTTCCACCCCGACCTGGCGGATTATCTGCGGGAAAGGCTGCCTGCACTGCGAGTGTTCGGATTTGACAGCATCTCCCTGTCTTCCTATGCCCACCGGGACCTGGGACGAGAAGCCCACAGGGCTTTTCTTCTGGACAACAACCACCCCATACTGCCCTTAGAGGATATGCACCTGGAGCAGATTGACGGCCACACAGAGATTAAGCAGGCGATCATCGCCCCCCTGCGCGTCACCGGGGCAGACGGCGCACCATGTACAGTCCTGGCGAAAGTAAAAAGGCAGTAA
- a CDS encoding GxxExxY protein: MKHEDLTRKIIACAYNVHNKLGFGFLESVYRRAMMIELARMGLKAEEEKPLKVHYDEHIVGDFSADILVEDEVIVELKSVQQFAIGHELQLVNYLNGIKLDVGLLLNFGPRNVDVKRKYRKKEIEEG, encoded by the coding sequence ATGAAACACGAGGATCTAACCAGAAAAATCATTGCCTGCGCATACAATGTACATAACAAGCTTGGCTTTGGTTTCCTCGAGAGCGTATACAGGCGGGCGATGATGATTGAACTGGCCAGAATGGGGCTGAAAGCTGAAGAAGAAAAGCCCCTGAAAGTTCATTATGATGAGCATATTGTCGGTGACTTTTCAGCGGACATCTTGGTGGAGGATGAAGTCATAGTTGAATTGAAATCAGTTCAGCAGTTCGCCATAGGCCATGAATTACAGCTTGTAAATTACTTGAACGGGATAAAGCTTGATGTCGGTTTACTGCTCAATTTTGGCCCCAGAAATGTTGATGTGAAGAGGAAATACAGAAAAAAAGAAATTGAAGAGGGTTAG
- a CDS encoding PilW family protein yields MKIDKNIFRWHSNGLTLIELLIVLVVMSLIMGGLVSTFISHSRISAAEAARMEVQQNMRVSVDRLKHVLRHAGFGCYASFAQGLVMSGDDPEGDTINISTFIDDDTKSNQFESDSVIIVYGFKVLGKVAEVLNDDEINLNKKPSPSITTQNDFKQYLSFFPGLAGNSFYEVYNVSDKDITFTSDLPISEEDLQHHDVEVYMVSPARIFIKDNNLQVQIFAYQRTAVDREQHWIVAENIEDISFQYYENGTWHDDDSTIGDMNNIRKIRFSLQGRSKEKVNGEYVRMESHGEVTLRNVF; encoded by the coding sequence ATGAAAATAGATAAAAATATATTTAGATGGCATTCAAATGGATTGACTTTAATTGAGCTCTTAATTGTTTTAGTGGTTATGTCTCTAATTATGGGGGGGCTGGTTTCTACTTTTATTTCTCACAGCAGGATATCAGCTGCTGAAGCAGCCCGGATGGAAGTTCAGCAGAACATGAGGGTATCTGTAGATAGGCTGAAACATGTTTTACGCCATGCAGGATTTGGGTGTTATGCTTCATTTGCACAAGGTCTTGTCATGTCTGGCGATGATCCCGAAGGTGATACGATAAATATTTCAACTTTTATTGATGATGATACTAAGAGCAATCAATTTGAAAGTGATTCCGTAATTATAGTTTATGGATTTAAGGTTTTGGGAAAAGTGGCAGAAGTTTTGAATGATGATGAAATAAATCTTAATAAAAAACCAAGTCCATCAATAACCACACAAAATGACTTTAAGCAATATCTATCATTTTTTCCTGGTTTGGCAGGCAATAGTTTTTATGAAGTCTATAACGTCAGCGATAAAGATATAACATTTACCTCTGATCTACCTATTAGCGAAGAAGATCTGCAACATCATGATGTAGAAGTGTATATGGTATCTCCGGCTCGTATTTTTATAAAAGACAACAATCTCCAAGTTCAGATTTTTGCATACCAGAGGACAGCTGTTGACCGAGAACAGCATTGGATTGTAGCTGAAAACATAGAGGACATAAGCTTTCAGTACTATGAAAATGGTACATGGCATGATGATGACAGCACTATAGGTGACATGAACAACATACGCAAAATCAGATTTTCCTTGCAAGGGAGAAGCAAGGAGAAAGTGAACGGGGAATATGTTCGCATGGAAAGCCATGGCGAGGTGACCCTGCGTAATGTGTTTTAG